One genomic segment of Bacteroides caccae includes these proteins:
- a CDS encoding TonB-dependent receptor: MKNKSIGDDYKLKNPHVNLFYRAMRITTFLLFFCSFCALADNVNSQTAKVTIKRSNVTLLDVLNEIENQTNYLFIYSNDINVKRPVSINVNAKAVNSVLAKLFAGKDVAYQMEGTHIVLTKTEKSLNEVSVQQQSKRMENITGVVLDEAGEPIIGASVKVQNTTIGTITDLEGKFKLELPAKSVIEISFIGYRTKTVVVGKEKHISIYMEEDTKALDEVIVVGYGTTSKRKTTAAIASVNAEDIAKVPTANITQSLAGRAPGLIVNTSGGGINNYSSISIRGGATPLFVIDDVICEERDFRNLNPEDVEQMSVLKDAASTAVYGARAANGIIMVVTKQGKAGKMSINYSFNYNLSQPTIMPDKLNSYDAAYYLNQGLANDGMKERFNAEEMELFANGSDPHHYPNVDWQKLAMNTFAPEQRHTLTVTGGSEKVKAYTSFSYYDQQSIYKNNTNNLQRYNYRTNLIADFKEVGVKVTSGIEGYLTKSREPLSTTGGDYGSVWSHIQNKLPWENAYNQYGQLNNIPDNPLAEISPEAGYSKGEIATVKANMGLEWTVPWVAGLRLKALGNYRLTADRQKDWKKSPVMYDWDGNPNTPSKPSLEKNYWNMSEYTVQAFANYDRTFNVVHTVSATAGIEANKYMYDNATLGRKEYLLDVDQINPGPVATATNSSAEGTRARAGLVAHLKYDYASKYVVEGSMRYDGSDNFPKGKRWGVFYAGSAAWVISEESFWKNLKDRHILDLFKIRASYGEIGLDDISAYSYLQSYNLDERGYLLGGKFYPGFSEGNLVSKDISWYTTRSTNVGLDFASLDNRLSGSVEYFRMSTKGYLTSPSNVAYTDPLGTSLPQVKSDGESIRQGGEFIVQWKEKRGDFEYAIGANFTYFDSFWMNNPYEAETDLKNPYKRTTHAKGYWGIGYESLGYYQSQEDVMNSPKRQNSVNLGAGDIKYYDFNGDGIIDGNDQHRIGKNSSPRGQYGISIDLNYKGWFMNMLWQGATSKDFYFGDKLQGQGSDYGYLSVIYDFQRDVWTPDNRNAKFPRLRSTSKYNGSNNYGSSDFWLVNTGYIRLKSLNIGYDLKHKVLKRVPWITKCDVSLSGYNLLTFSESNKYDIDPEIGNTNLYTYPVSRVYSISFNIGF; the protein is encoded by the coding sequence ATGAAAAATAAATCAATCGGGGACGATTATAAGCTAAAAAATCCCCATGTTAACCTATTTTATAGAGCTATGCGAATAACTACATTCTTATTGTTCTTCTGTTCGTTCTGTGCTTTAGCCGATAATGTAAATTCTCAGACGGCGAAAGTTACTATTAAAAGAAGTAATGTGACACTTCTGGATGTGCTGAATGAAATAGAAAATCAAACTAATTATCTGTTTATTTATTCCAACGACATTAATGTGAAACGTCCGGTTTCGATTAATGTGAATGCAAAGGCGGTTAATAGCGTTTTAGCTAAGTTGTTTGCTGGAAAGGACGTTGCCTATCAAATGGAGGGAACTCATATTGTTTTGACAAAAACGGAAAAATCCTTAAACGAGGTAAGTGTACAGCAACAAAGTAAAAGAATGGAAAACATTACCGGTGTGGTGCTTGACGAAGCGGGAGAACCGATAATCGGTGCTTCTGTAAAAGTACAGAATACAACTATTGGTACCATTACTGATCTGGAAGGAAAGTTTAAATTGGAGCTTCCGGCAAAATCTGTCATTGAAATATCGTTTATCGGATATCGGACGAAAACGGTTGTTGTCGGTAAGGAGAAACATATTAGTATCTATATGGAAGAAGATACTAAGGCGTTGGACGAAGTGATTGTTGTGGGGTATGGCACGACTTCCAAGCGCAAGACTACTGCCGCTATTGCCAGTGTGAATGCTGAAGATATAGCTAAAGTACCTACGGCTAATATAACACAGAGCCTTGCCGGCCGTGCTCCGGGATTGATCGTGAATACATCCGGAGGTGGTATTAATAACTATTCTTCTATATCCATTCGTGGTGGTGCTACTCCATTGTTTGTTATCGATGATGTTATCTGTGAAGAACGTGATTTCCGGAATTTAAATCCTGAAGATGTGGAACAGATGTCTGTGCTGAAAGATGCGGCTTCTACTGCCGTATATGGTGCACGTGCTGCAAATGGCATTATCATGGTGGTAACTAAGCAGGGTAAAGCTGGTAAAATGAGTATCAATTATAGTTTCAACTACAATTTGAGTCAACCTACAATTATGCCTGATAAATTGAATTCGTATGATGCCGCTTATTATCTGAACCAGGGGTTGGCGAATGACGGTATGAAAGAACGTTTTAATGCGGAAGAAATGGAACTTTTTGCGAACGGTTCTGATCCTCATCATTACCCTAACGTGGACTGGCAGAAGTTGGCTATGAATACGTTTGCTCCTGAACAACGTCATACACTGACTGTGACCGGTGGTAGTGAAAAAGTAAAAGCATATACATCATTCTCATATTATGACCAGCAGTCTATCTATAAGAATAATACCAATAATCTCCAACGCTATAATTACCGTACCAACCTGATTGCAGATTTTAAGGAAGTAGGCGTTAAAGTAACTTCAGGAATCGAAGGATATCTGACAAAAAGCCGGGAGCCGTTGAGTACTACGGGAGGTGATTATGGTAGTGTCTGGAGTCATATCCAGAATAAATTGCCTTGGGAAAATGCGTATAACCAATATGGGCAATTGAATAATATCCCGGATAACCCGTTGGCGGAGATTTCTCCGGAAGCGGGATATAGCAAGGGAGAGATTGCTACGGTTAAGGCCAATATGGGATTGGAATGGACGGTACCTTGGGTAGCAGGACTAAGATTGAAAGCGTTAGGAAATTATCGTCTGACAGCCGACCGTCAGAAGGATTGGAAGAAATCTCCGGTTATGTATGATTGGGACGGAAATCCGAATACTCCAAGCAAGCCGTCTTTAGAAAAGAATTATTGGAATATGTCAGAGTACACCGTACAAGCTTTTGCAAATTACGACCGTACTTTTAATGTTGTGCATACTGTTAGTGCTACGGCCGGTATTGAGGCAAATAAATATATGTATGATAATGCAACTCTGGGACGTAAAGAATACTTGTTGGATGTAGATCAGATCAATCCGGGGCCTGTTGCTACGGCTACAAACTCCTCTGCTGAGGGGACACGTGCACGTGCCGGTCTAGTGGCTCATTTAAAGTATGATTATGCAAGTAAATATGTGGTAGAAGGTAGTATGCGTTATGACGGCAGTGACAATTTCCCGAAAGGAAAACGTTGGGGAGTCTTTTATGCAGGTTCGGCGGCATGGGTAATCTCTGAAGAATCGTTCTGGAAAAATTTGAAAGATCGCCATATTCTTGATCTGTTTAAGATTAGGGCTTCTTATGGAGAGATTGGTCTGGATGATATTTCTGCTTATTCATATTTACAGTCTTATAATTTGGATGAACGCGGATATTTGTTAGGAGGTAAATTTTATCCGGGTTTTTCTGAAGGTAACTTGGTTAGCAAAGATATTTCTTGGTATACAACTCGCAGTACAAATGTCGGATTAGACTTTGCTTCTTTAGATAATCGCTTGTCCGGTTCTGTCGAATATTTCCGTATGTCTACAAAAGGATATCTGACTTCTCCTTCTAATGTGGCATATACTGATCCGTTAGGAACCTCATTGCCACAAGTAAAGTCTGACGGTGAAAGTATTCGTCAAGGAGGTGAATTCATTGTACAATGGAAAGAAAAGAGAGGTGATTTTGAATATGCGATAGGTGCTAATTTTACCTATTTTGATTCATTCTGGATGAATAATCCGTACGAAGCAGAAACAGACTTGAAGAATCCTTATAAACGTACTACTCATGCCAAAGGATATTGGGGAATCGGATATGAATCTTTGGGATATTATCAAAGTCAGGAAGATGTGATGAACTCACCCAAACGGCAAAACTCGGTAAACTTGGGTGCTGGTGATATTAAATATTATGATTTCAATGGAGATGGTATAATTGACGGAAATGACCAACATCGTATCGGTAAAAATTCTTCTCCTCGCGGACAGTATGGTATAAGTATAGATCTTAATTATAAGGGCTGGTTCATGAATATGTTGTGGCAAGGAGCTACGTCCAAAGATTTCTATTTTGGAGACAAGCTGCAAGGTCAAGGTTCCGATTATGGCTATTTGTCAGTGATTTATGATTTCCAGAGAGACGTTTGGACACCGGATAATCGGAATGCCAAGTTCCCTCGTCTGCGGAGTACTTCTAAATATAATGGAAGCAACAATTATGGTTCATCTGATTTCTGGTTGGTTAATACTGGCTATATCCGTCTGAAGAGTTTGAATATCGGTTATGATCTGAAACATAAAGTATTGAAGAGAGTTCCATGGATCACGAAATGTGATGTCTCTCTGAGTGGATATAACTTGTTGACTTTCAGCGAATCGAATAAATACGATATTGATCCGGAGATTGGAAATACTAATTTATATACTTATCCTGTCAGCAGGGTATATTCGATTAGTTTTAACATTGGATTCTAA
- a CDS encoding FecR family protein codes for MNLDRELLFRFFNKETTLEEEKKIRLWIDECDEHRREFFRERQLFDAILLHGDPSYEKSRPRFYIPWHKVVATLSGIAAIVILTIITTTYFLQQSFRDEVMNTVTVPQGQRVHLTLSDGTKVWLNAKTKMEYPQSFKVSDQRIVKVDGEAYFEVSKNKEKPFIVKTTKGDVEVLGTKFYISAYATTDVFETSLIEGKVKVHTAYEDMTLYPKDKAVLENGLLTRKQIDDMDTYRWRDGLYCFKNLSFDDVLKQFEIYYDIRFVKENPQIANPKLNGKFRLIDGVDYALRVLQREVGFSFRRDDEANVIYLK; via the coding sequence ATGAATTTGGACAGAGAACTTTTATTTCGTTTTTTTAATAAAGAAACGACGCTTGAGGAAGAAAAGAAAATTCGTCTTTGGATAGATGAATGCGACGAACATCGTCGCGAGTTTTTCCGTGAACGTCAACTTTTTGATGCTATTTTGCTTCACGGGGATCCGTCTTACGAAAAGAGCCGCCCCCGATTCTATATTCCATGGCATAAAGTGGTGGCTACTCTTTCCGGTATTGCAGCGATTGTGATACTTACTATCATTACGACTACATATTTCTTGCAACAATCTTTTAGAGACGAAGTGATGAATACAGTTACTGTCCCCCAGGGACAGCGTGTTCACTTGACATTGTCTGATGGAACAAAGGTTTGGTTGAATGCTAAAACCAAAATGGAGTATCCGCAAAGCTTTAAAGTGTCCGATCAAAGAATAGTAAAAGTGGACGGCGAAGCCTATTTTGAAGTGAGTAAGAATAAAGAGAAACCATTTATTGTTAAAACGACTAAGGGTGATGTAGAAGTATTAGGAACTAAGTTTTACATAAGCGCTTATGCGACAACAGATGTTTTTGAAACTTCTTTGATAGAAGGTAAAGTGAAGGTGCATACTGCTTATGAAGATATGACACTCTATCCCAAAGATAAGGCTGTATTGGAAAACGGTCTTCTCACTCGTAAGCAGATTGATGATATGGATACTTACCGTTGGCGTGACGGGCTTTATTGTTTTAAGAACCTATCTTTTGATGATGTTCTGAAACAATTTGAGATCTATTATGATATCCGTTTTGTGAAAGAGAATCCACAAATTGCAAACCCAAAACTGAATGGAAAGTTCAGGCTGATTGACGGAGTAGATTACGCATTACGGGTACTTCAAAGAGAGGTCGGTTTCTCATTCCGGAGGGATGATGAAGCTAATGTGATTTATCTGAAATAA
- a CDS encoding RNA polymerase sigma-70 factor, which translates to MNLRDNSIDLVSFNKLFTEYHERFVRFAYTYVDNYMEAEDIVMEAMTYYWENRTRLFGVNPPAYIFTTIKNKCLNYLRDRQYYQAVSEQLQEHAAWKLAIQISTLEACNPEELFSKEMKQLVEHALSKLPEKTRRVFIMRRFEEKSYREIASEMNMSVKGVEYHMNKATESLKKTLKDFLPLLIYLIYH; encoded by the coding sequence ATGAACCTGCGCGATAACAGTATTGATCTCGTCTCTTTCAATAAACTATTTACGGAGTATCATGAACGCTTTGTCCGTTTCGCTTATACTTATGTGGATAACTATATGGAGGCTGAGGATATTGTGATGGAAGCCATGACTTATTACTGGGAAAACAGGACCCGTTTGTTTGGAGTGAATCCTCCTGCTTATATTTTTACTACAATTAAAAATAAGTGCCTGAATTATCTTCGCGACCGTCAGTATTATCAGGCTGTATCAGAGCAATTACAAGAGCATGCAGCATGGAAGCTTGCGATACAGATATCTACTCTGGAAGCATGCAACCCGGAGGAACTTTTTTCTAAAGAAATGAAGCAGTTGGTGGAGCATGCGTTAAGTAAATTGCCGGAAAAAACAAGAAGAGTCTTTATTATGCGGCGCTTTGAAGAAAAGAGTTATCGTGAGATTGCTTCAGAGATGAATATGTCCGTCAAGGGAGTTGAATACCATATGAATAAGGCGACAGAATCTTTAAAAAAAACATTGAAAGACTTCCTGCCTCTTTTGATTTATCTTATCTATCATTAA